ATTTCAGGATTTGCCGTGTCTGGGCGCCAATGTCGCCCGCCAATTGTCCGGTCGCCGGATCGACGCCGGCCGTTCCTCCAATCGATATGTGTTCACCAACCTTGGCGATGTGACTGTAGGGACCGATTGGCGTTGGCGTATTCGGCGGTGTGAGCGTCTCCACGCGAGATTTCATGTGCCTGCCCTGCTTTGTGAATCCTCAAGCAACTCGCCGCCATTCGTAGGGTGGGCGGAGTAAAGCGATATCCATCCTACATCTTAAGCTTCAGACACGCGAAAGGCGCTTCCAATAGAAGCGCCTTTTGATTTTGCGGCGGCCAATTCCGCTCATACTCAGAGCGAACCGGGGTTCCGCATGACCTTGTGGTTCCCGAACCCCAGTGAAATCAAGACTTCGCCCAAATCGTGGCGGTGATTGTCGCTTTTCGACCTCGCTGGCGGGGTACTGGTGCACGGGAACAATAAGAGGTGGCATCCCCCAATGGCGACAAAAGACGGCTTCCAGCTGGATCGTCCTCCTATCTTTCTCTCCGAACCTGCCGAAGAAATCGGGCAGCCGGATATCGGGAAAGTTTGGAAAAGATCAGTTGTCTCGTCGCGAATCCTCACGATGAGTATTTGGGCTGTAACGGCAACAGCGATCGGTATCGCTATCCTGTCGGTGGAAAATCCAGTCGCGCTCGTTGCGGACTTCACGGCTTCGTGGGTCGACAAACCGGCGCTTCAGCCTGTCACCGATCCGTCGACGTCATCAATTCAATCAATCGCTGGCACTCAGGATTCGGCGACGACGACAGGCGAGGCGCGGGCGCGTGAAGAAATTGCTGCAGTTTCTGAACCTGCCGATCAGAATCAAGCCGCGATCGTTCAGCCGCCGGTCACCGAGATCGCTCAGCCGCCAGCCCAAGCCTTGTTGAAGGAATTCGAAGCCTGGGCGGCCAAGCAAGATTCACGGGCAGAGGCCGTGCCCGTGGAGCCCGCGCAAGCCGCCCCAGTGCAGGTTGCACAGGCTGCCCCAGTTCAGGCCCAGCCCACGAAAAAGCATCGACGGGCCCGGTCCGTCCACAATGCACGAGCAGAGATCCGACCCCAGCGAATTCATCGAGTGAGGACCCGGGAAGAGCAAAATGCACGGGCCGAGGTCCCGGCCGTACCTGACGCCCGAGCACCGGAGCAGCCAGTGCAAAATGCCCAGACACCATCGCTCTTCCAAAGCTTGGGTTGGCGCAATTAGGTCTCGGATTACGGTGCACTTGACTCGCGGTCTCATGAAGCTGACGCGCATCAACTAGTGCAGCGTCGGCGCAATTGCGCTTGCCACATGGCGACGCCGCAACCAGACCCGTCACTTCTTCTCTGGCGGATTTTCCCTCAGGAAACGCTCGAGATCTTCCTGCACGGAATACGGCAGTGGGATCGGATCGCCCATGTGGTCGATCGCGCGGTCGAGGCAGAGGCGCACCATGCGCGCGAGTTCGGCCTTGCGATATGGCTTGGTCAGCAGCAGCACGCCTTCGCCAAGACGCACGCTCGAATCGAACGCACCGAACGTGTTGCCCGAGGTGAAGAGCACCCGGAGCGGCCGGCGCAGTTCGGCGACCTTTTGCGCGAGCTGCCGGCCGTTCATGGCGCCGGGCATGATGATGTCGGTGAACAGAAGATCGAACACTACGCCGGAATTCACCAGTATGAGCGCCTCGGCCGCGTTGGAGGCGGTGATGACCCTGTAGCCGAGACTTTCAAGACGGCCGGTGAC
This portion of the Bradyrhizobium sp. AZCC 2262 genome encodes:
- a CDS encoding RidA family protein, which produces MKSRVETLTPPNTPTPIGPYSHIAKVGEHISIGGTAGVDPATGQLAGDIGAQTRQILKSFVVMLEAVGSDLSHVTHINIFLQHMSDFER